In Dehalococcoidia bacterium, a genomic segment contains:
- a CDS encoding nuclear transport factor 2 family protein, whose product MELSSELSKLIGRFYSVFETGDMAVAREVLSGDERLLLAGTDSGEFGRGPGEVLRIMEEQSKQFRAAGMALVPGDAEAYAEGNVGWIWDRPRFRMPDGSEIQVRVTAVCRREDGAWRVVHVHASTEPGHQ is encoded by the coding sequence ATGGAGCTATCGAGCGAACTGAGCAAGCTTATTGGGCGATTCTACAGCGTGTTCGAGACGGGTGATATGGCGGTCGCAAGGGAAGTGCTTTCCGGCGACGAGAGGCTCCTCCTCGCTGGCACCGACTCGGGAGAGTTCGGGCGCGGGCCGGGCGAGGTGCTGCGCATCATGGAGGAGCAGAGCAAACAGTTCCGCGCCGCCGGCATGGCGTTGGTTCCCGGCGACGCCGAGGCCTACGCCGAGGGTAACGTGGGCTGGATCTGGGACCGGCCGCGCTTCCGGATGCCCGATGGCTCCGAGATCCAGGTCCGTGTGACGGCTGTCTGCCGCCGAGAAGACGGGGCCTGGCGCGTCGTACACGTCCATGCGTCGACCGAGCCGGGCCATCAGTAA
- the thrS gene encoding threonine--tRNA ligase, translating into MAEAVMSLFPEGKLAIGPPTDDGFYYDFDLPRALTPEDLQQIESHMRETIARNVPFERRVINREEARHVCQSQPFKLELLDSIPEGEPISLFTHGSFTDLCEGPHVARTGDLKAFKLLSIAGAYWRGDEHRPMLQRIYGTAFESQDEMKEHLHRLEEAAKRDHRKLGKELDLFSVHEEIGAGLVLWHPKGARIRTIIEDFWRSEHYRAEYEMSFTPHMGKAQLWQTSGHLDFYAQNMYAPMDIEGQQYYIKPMNCPFHIMVYGSRLRSYRELPIRIAELGTVYRFERGGVLHGLLRVRGFTQDDAHIFCRPDQVEEEVVKVLDLTLSMLRTFGFTEYEVYLATRPDKFVGRPEDWEMATEALRRAVAKKGLEVQVDEGGGAFYGPKIDLKIKDALNRSWQCSTVQFDFNLPERFNLTYQGEDGKEHRPVMVHRALLGSIERFFGVLVEHFGGAFPVWLAPVQAVVIPIADRHNDYARQVASAMKAQDLRVQIDERRERMNGKIRDAQIQKVPYMLILGDEEVNGSTVSVRTRRGENRKGLPLADFIAQIQKAVQDKALE; encoded by the coding sequence ATGGCGGAGGCCGTCATGTCGCTTTTTCCGGAGGGCAAGCTGGCCATCGGCCCTCCCACCGACGACGGCTTTTACTACGACTTCGACCTGCCCCGCGCGCTGACGCCGGAGGACCTCCAGCAGATCGAGTCGCACATGCGGGAGACAATCGCCCGCAACGTGCCCTTCGAGCGGCGCGTCATCAACCGCGAGGAGGCCCGCCACGTCTGCCAGTCCCAGCCCTTCAAGCTGGAACTCCTGGACAGCATCCCCGAAGGCGAGCCGATTTCCCTGTTCACCCACGGCTCCTTCACAGACCTGTGCGAAGGCCCCCACGTCGCGCGCACCGGCGACCTGAAGGCCTTCAAGCTGCTAAGCATAGCGGGCGCATACTGGCGCGGCGATGAGCACCGGCCCATGCTCCAACGCATCTACGGCACCGCGTTCGAGTCGCAGGACGAGATGAAGGAGCATCTGCACCGTCTTGAGGAGGCCGCCAAGCGCGACCATCGCAAGCTGGGCAAGGAGTTGGACCTCTTTAGCGTCCACGAGGAGATCGGGGCCGGCCTTGTTCTCTGGCACCCCAAGGGGGCGCGCATCCGCACCATCATCGAGGACTTCTGGCGCAGTGAGCACTACCGCGCCGAATACGAGATGTCCTTCACACCGCACATGGGCAAGGCCCAGCTCTGGCAGACCAGCGGGCACCTGGACTTCTATGCCCAGAACATGTACGCGCCCATGGACATTGAGGGGCAGCAGTACTACATCAAGCCCATGAACTGCCCCTTCCACATCATGGTCTATGGCTCGCGCCTGCGCAGCTACCGCGAGCTGCCCATCCGCATCGCGGAACTGGGCACGGTCTATCGCTTCGAGCGCGGCGGCGTGCTCCACGGGCTTCTGCGGGTGCGAGGCTTCACTCAGGACGACGCCCATATCTTCTGCCGGCCTGACCAGGTGGAGGAGGAAGTAGTCAAAGTCCTGGACCTGACCCTGTCCATGCTGCGCACCTTTGGCTTCACGGAGTACGAGGTGTACCTGGCGACCCGGCCGGACAAGTTCGTGGGACGCCCGGAGGACTGGGAGATGGCGACGGAGGCGCTGCGTCGCGCCGTGGCCAAGAAGGGGCTTGAAGTCCAGGTGGACGAGGGCGGAGGGGCCTTCTACGGGCCGAAGATTGACCTGAAGATCAAGGACGCTCTCAACCGCTCCTGGCAATGCAGCACCGTCCAGTTCGACTTCAACCTGCCGGAGCGCTTCAACCTGACGTACCAGGGCGAAGACGGCAAGGAACACCGCCCGGTGATGGTACACCGCGCGCTGCTGGGGTCCATCGAGCGATTCTTCGGCGTGCTCGTCGAGCACTTCGGCGGCGCGTTCCCCGTCTGGCTCGCGCCAGTCCAGGCGGTGGTCATCCCCATCGCCGACCGGCATAACGACTACGCGCGCCAGGTGGCGTCGGCGATGAAAGCCCAGGACCTGCGCGTCCAGATAGATGAGCGCAGAGAACGCATGAACGGCAAGATCCGGGACGCCCAGATCCAGAAGGTCCCCTACATGCTCATCCTCGGCGACGAAGAGGTAAACGGCTCCACCGTGTCCGTACGCACTCGGCGGGGAGAGAATCGCAAGGGCCTTCCACTGGCGGATTTCATCGCTCAGATACAGAAGGCTGTCCAGGACAAGGCGTTGGAATAA
- the infC gene encoding translation initiation factor IF-3, giving the protein MIKEYRLNERILTREVRIIDDKGEQLGVMPTFQALQMARERGVDLVEVAPTAVPPVCRLMDYGKFKYEQAKKEKDARKGQHISELREVRFRPGIGDNDLDYKVRRARNLLVEGNKVKLAVVFRGRQMAHPELGVALLKRVVETLKGAAKIERPPIFEGRFLGMILIPTAIKPAVKPGKEPVKEQVQEAKAKEA; this is encoded by the coding sequence ATAATTAAGGAATACCGCCTCAACGAACGGATCCTCACCCGCGAGGTCCGGATCATTGACGACAAAGGGGAGCAACTGGGTGTCATGCCCACGTTCCAGGCCCTCCAGATGGCCCGAGAGCGGGGGGTTGACCTGGTGGAGGTGGCGCCCACCGCGGTGCCTCCGGTCTGTCGGCTGATGGACTACGGCAAGTTCAAGTACGAGCAGGCCAAGAAGGAAAAGGACGCCCGCAAGGGGCAGCACATCAGTGAACTGCGCGAGGTGCGCTTCCGTCCCGGCATCGGCGACAACGACCTGGACTACAAGGTACGCAGAGCGCGGAACCTCCTGGTGGAGGGGAACAAGGTCAAGCTGGCGGTGGTCTTCCGGGGACGTCAGATGGCGCACCCTGAGTTGGGAGTGGCTCTCCTGAAGCGGGTTGTGGAGACTCTGAAAGGGGCGGCAAAAATAGAGCGGCCCCCCATCTTTGAAGGGCGCTTCCTGGGCATGATCCTGATACCCACCGCAATCAAGCCTGCTGTAAAGCCAGGCAAGGAACCAGTAAAAGAGCAAGTCCAAGAGGCAAAGGCAAAGGAAGCCTAA
- the rpmI gene encoding 50S ribosomal protein L35, with translation MHKPRTKLKTHKGAAKRFHITGTGKLLRRKGHITHLRRTKPAKVKRTYTDKLPVHPADTERITRLLPYGVKKGGTSFPK, from the coding sequence ATGCATAAGCCCAGAACAAAACTGAAGACGCATAAGGGCGCCGCCAAGCGCTTTCACATCACGGGAACCGGCAAGCTCCTGCGGCGCAAGGGCCATATCACCCATCTGCGGCGCACGAAGCCCGCCAAGGTCAAGCGCACCTACACCGACAAGCTGCCCGTCCATCCCGCTGACACGGAGCGCATCACGCGGCTGCTCCCCTACGGAGTGAAAAAGGGCGGGACAAGCTTCCCGAAATAG
- the rplT gene encoding 50S ribosomal protein L20, whose protein sequence is MPRVKRGVPARARHKKVLEQTKGQRGTKSKLYRRAHEALMKSLTYSYRHRRERRRDMRRLWIARINAGVRQMGVSYSQFMAGFKKASLSVDRKVLAELAVRDPAAFTQIVEKAKAALAT, encoded by the coding sequence ATGCCTCGCGTCAAACGCGGCGTACCCGCACGGGCACGCCACAAGAAAGTCCTCGAGCAGACAAAGGGCCAGCGCGGCACCAAGAGCAAGCTCTACCGCCGCGCTCACGAGGCCCTCATGAAGTCCCTGACCTACTCCTACCGCCATCGGCGGGAGCGCAGGCGGGACATGCGGCGCCTGTGGATCGCGCGGATCAACGCGGGCGTTCGGCAAATGGGCGTCTCGTACAGCCAGTTCATGGCGGGATTCAAGAAAGCCTCCCTGAGCGTTGACCGCAAGGTGCTGGCGGAGCTCGCCGTGCGCGACCCCGCTGCGTTTACGCAGATTGTGGAGAAGGCCAAGGCCGCCCTGGCGACGTAG
- the pheS gene encoding phenylalanine--tRNA ligase subunit alpha, whose protein sequence is MTANLEELKTQAVAELDKAGATDQLEAWRVAYLGRKGRLTQVLRALGDLPPDQRRAKGAEANALKSFLEGKLAEKEGALKGSESALRLEAERIDVTAPGRPAGVGRLHPTTQIVREICSAFVAMGFQVVEGPEVEWDVYNFEALNIPQGHPARDMWDTLWIDYADDKGQRPMLLRTHTSPMQIRVMEKQQPPVRVVIPGKVFRYEATDATHESMFYQVEGLAVGEGITFADLKGTLTEFARRIFGAQRKTRFRCDYFPFVEPGAEMAVDCFLCDGKGCRVCKDTGWIEIMGAGMVHPKVLRRVGYDPERYTGFAFGMGPERIAMLKYGIDDIRLFYSNDLRFLRQF, encoded by the coding sequence GTGACCGCTAATCTGGAAGAGCTGAAAACCCAGGCCGTCGCGGAGCTGGACAAGGCAGGCGCAACCGACCAGTTGGAAGCGTGGCGCGTCGCCTATCTGGGCCGCAAGGGCCGCCTGACTCAGGTGCTCCGCGCTCTGGGCGACCTGCCTCCCGACCAACGCCGCGCCAAGGGCGCAGAGGCGAACGCCCTCAAGTCCTTCCTGGAGGGCAAACTCGCCGAGAAAGAGGGTGCGCTCAAGGGGTCCGAGTCCGCGCTCCGCCTCGAGGCGGAGCGCATTGACGTCACGGCCCCCGGGCGGCCCGCCGGCGTCGGGCGGCTCCATCCGACCACGCAAATCGTCCGTGAGATATGCAGCGCCTTTGTCGCAATGGGCTTCCAGGTCGTCGAGGGGCCGGAGGTCGAGTGGGATGTCTACAACTTCGAGGCGCTGAATATCCCGCAGGGCCACCCCGCGCGGGACATGTGGGACACCCTGTGGATTGACTACGCCGACGACAAAGGCCAGCGGCCCATGCTCCTGCGTACCCATACCTCGCCCATGCAGATAAGGGTGATGGAGAAGCAACAGCCTCCAGTCCGCGTGGTCATCCCCGGCAAGGTCTTCCGCTACGAGGCTACGGACGCCACCCACGAGAGCATGTTCTATCAGGTGGAAGGCCTGGCCGTCGGCGAGGGCATCACCTTCGCCGACCTCAAGGGAACGCTGACCGAGTTCGCGCGGCGCATCTTCGGAGCGCAACGCAAGACGCGCTTCCGCTGCGACTACTTCCCCTTCGTCGAGCCGGGCGCGGAGATGGCGGTGGACTGCTTCCTGTGCGACGGCAAGGGATGCCGCGTCTGCAAGGACACCGGATGGATCGAGATCATGGGCGCGGGTATGGTCCATCCCAAGGTGCTGCGGCGCGTGGGCTACGACCCTGAGCGCTACACCGGGTTCGCCTTCGGCATGGGACCCGAGCGCATCGCCATGCTGAAGTACGGCATTGACGACATCCGGCTGTTCTATTCTAACGACCTGCGCTTCTTGCGGCAGTTCTAG
- a CDS encoding type II toxin-antitoxin system HicB family antitoxin — protein MLLKFEVFRDGRRWGARALGYAIFTQGRSLDEVYKNIKEASYLHFQEALSKDEKLEILILADAQVRGGRKAAAG, from the coding sequence ATGCTTTTGAAGTTCGAGGTCTTCCGAGACGGACGCCGGTGGGGAGCACGGGCGCTGGGCTATGCAATTTTTACACAGGGTCGTAGTCTAGACGAGGTCTACAAGAATATCAAGGAGGCGTCCTATTTGCATTTCCAGGAGGCGTTGAGCAAGGACGAAAAGCTGGAGATCCTGATTCTGGCGGATGCCCAGGTGCGCGGTGGCCGAAAAGCTGCCGCCGGCTAG
- the pheT gene encoding phenylalanine--tRNA ligase subunit beta: protein MKVPISWLREYVDVPRDIPALAHRLTMAGIEVGTVSRIGGAWDNVFVAQLLDVQPHPNADRLRLATVDVGGERMTIVCGAPNLTVGDKIVFARVGASLVDGHTGKPAVLKPARIRGVESAGMCCSERELGLSEDHSQIIVLPPDAPVGAPLADYMGDTVLDLEVTANRPDCLSMLGIAWEVAAIGGGAVRSPDTSYTEAGAPIESLARVEIEAADLCPRYCAALVTGVKIGPSPRWMQDRLARAGMRPINNVVDVTNYVMLEYGQPLHAFDFLTLREGRVIVRRARSGERMTTLDGVDRPLDPEMLVIADAHRAVALAGVMGGADTEVSERTVDVLLESANFNNIALRRTARGLNMRSEASLRFEKGLSPDLPLPALRRATHLLTQICGGTAATGVIDVYPGKSPRAPLVLREYRVHQVLGVENMFWDKIAQVLSRLGFQCKRRGGGSDLMVTVPYWRMDISSEDDLAEEIARTIGYDQMPTTLNAGALPAYNPQPLRELSEQMRDALSALGMQEVITYSLVSLVALEKVGAASPAPLRVANPMSPDQEYLRTSLRPNLLATLASNERHEEGPIRLFEVGRVYLPRAKDLPEERTILIGVLCGPRSEPSWLTDPGPQGFYEAKGVLESLFARLGLAPAFVPAEDSLLHPGRSARLEFKGAAVGVLGEVHPAVLDRFDVRSRPVALWEIDLERLLPLLSTAPRKFRTVPRVPPAVRDMAVVIDAGVAAQQVLEAIQRHSLVAQATLVDVYAGAQVPPGKKSLACRITLQTSDRTLTAEEAQKALDDILKRLQREFAASLRT, encoded by the coding sequence ATGAAAGTCCCCATCTCCTGGCTCCGCGAGTACGTGGATGTCCCCAGAGACATCCCGGCGCTGGCCCATCGCCTGACCATGGCGGGCATAGAGGTGGGCACGGTCTCGCGCATCGGCGGCGCATGGGACAACGTGTTCGTCGCGCAACTGCTGGACGTGCAGCCGCACCCGAACGCCGACCGCCTGCGCCTGGCCACGGTGGACGTGGGCGGCGAGCGCATGACCATCGTGTGCGGCGCTCCCAACCTGACCGTCGGCGACAAGATCGTCTTCGCCCGGGTGGGCGCGAGCCTTGTTGACGGGCATACGGGCAAACCCGCCGTCCTCAAGCCGGCGCGCATCCGCGGCGTGGAGTCGGCGGGCATGTGCTGCTCGGAGAGAGAGCTGGGCCTGTCGGAGGACCACTCCCAGATTATCGTACTACCCCCGGACGCGCCAGTCGGCGCGCCCCTGGCCGACTACATGGGCGACACGGTGCTCGACCTGGAGGTCACCGCCAACCGGCCTGACTGCCTTTCCATGCTGGGCATCGCGTGGGAGGTGGCCGCAATCGGCGGCGGCGCCGTCCGTTCACCAGACACGAGCTACACTGAAGCGGGCGCGCCCATCGAGTCGCTGGCGCGCGTGGAGATAGAGGCGGCGGACCTCTGCCCGCGGTACTGCGCCGCCCTCGTCACCGGCGTCAAGATTGGGCCATCGCCCCGGTGGATGCAGGACCGGCTCGCCCGCGCGGGCATGCGTCCCATCAACAACGTCGTTGACGTCACCAACTACGTCATGCTGGAATACGGCCAGCCGCTGCACGCCTTCGACTTCCTCACCCTGCGCGAGGGACGCGTCATTGTGCGGCGGGCGCGTTCGGGCGAGCGTATGACCACACTGGACGGCGTGGACCGCCCGCTGGACCCTGAGATGCTGGTCATCGCGGATGCGCACCGCGCCGTGGCCCTTGCGGGCGTCATGGGCGGCGCGGACACGGAGGTCTCGGAGCGGACCGTTGACGTGCTGCTGGAGTCCGCCAACTTCAACAACATCGCTCTGCGGCGCACCGCCCGCGGACTGAACATGCGCTCGGAGGCATCGCTCCGGTTCGAGAAGGGCCTGTCGCCGGATCTGCCCCTGCCCGCGCTGCGTCGCGCCACGCACCTTCTGACGCAGATATGCGGCGGGACGGCGGCCACGGGCGTCATTGACGTCTATCCTGGCAAAAGCCCGCGCGCGCCCCTTGTCTTGCGGGAGTACCGCGTCCACCAGGTGCTTGGCGTTGAAAACATGTTCTGGGATAAGATAGCCCAGGTGTTGTCTCGCCTGGGCTTCCAGTGCAAGCGTCGCGGCGGCGGCTCCGACTTGATGGTGACCGTCCCCTACTGGCGGATGGACATTTCGTCGGAGGACGACCTGGCGGAGGAGATCGCCCGCACTATCGGCTACGACCAGATGCCCACGACGCTGAACGCCGGCGCGCTGCCCGCGTACAACCCGCAGCCCCTGCGCGAGCTGTCGGAACAGATGCGGGACGCCTTGTCCGCGCTTGGGATGCAGGAGGTCATCACCTACTCGTTGGTGAGCCTCGTCGCACTGGAGAAGGTGGGAGCGGCCAGCCCCGCACCCCTTCGGGTCGCCAACCCCATGAGTCCGGACCAGGAGTACCTGCGCACGAGCCTGCGGCCCAACTTGCTGGCGACGCTTGCGTCCAACGAGAGGCACGAGGAAGGCCCCATCCGGCTCTTCGAGGTAGGGCGAGTCTATCTCCCTCGCGCCAAGGACCTGCCTGAAGAGCGCACCATCCTGATCGGCGTGCTGTGCGGCCCACGGAGCGAGCCGTCCTGGCTCACAGACCCGGGACCCCAGGGTTTCTATGAGGCAAAGGGCGTGCTGGAGTCCCTGTTCGCCCGGCTCGGCCTGGCGCCCGCCTTCGTTCCCGCCGAGGACTCCCTGTTGCACCCTGGACGCTCGGCCCGACTGGAGTTCAAAGGCGCCGCCGTTGGCGTTCTGGGCGAGGTGCATCCCGCCGTCCTCGACCGCTTTGACGTGCGCTCCCGGCCCGTCGCACTCTGGGAGATTGACCTGGAGCGCCTGCTGCCGCTGCTGTCCACGGCCCCGCGCAAGTTCCGGACCGTGCCGCGCGTGCCGCCCGCCGTCCGGGACATGGCCGTCGTCATTGACGCGGGCGTTGCCGCGCAGCAGGTGCTGGAAGCCATCCAGCGGCACAGCCTGGTGGCCCAGGCCACTCTAGTGGACGTGTACGCGGGCGCGCAGGTCCCGCCGGGGAAGAAGTCGCTCGCCTGTCGCATCACCTTGCAGACGTCCGACCGCACGCTGACAGCTGAAGAGGCGCAGAAGGCTTTGGATGACATCTTGAAGCGCCTCCAGCGTGAGTTTGCCGCTTCTCTGCGCACGTAA
- a CDS encoding molybdopterin molybdotransferase MoeA, producing MKIPAMLSVEDALERILRYTPVLEAEERALLECLGRVLAEDVRAEVDIPPLPDSAMDGYAVRAQDIRDASLTAPRTLRVIGEAPAGRVFPGEVRPGTAVRIMTGAPVPRGADTVVPFEETDEMNRRRSPGAGGDVAIRKAFSAGAHIRNAGEDVRKGTTVMEAGAVLRPAAIGVLASVGRATARVVRRPVVAVLATGDELMEPGLRLEAGQIYNSNSYSVASAVLRYGGIPKVLGIARDNLPDLEAKIAKGLEADMLITSAGVSHGDYDIVKDVLAQKGEVAFWTVRMRPAKPLAFGALVQRLPGGRERRVPHLGLPGNPVSALVAFEIFARAAILKMQGRKKLDKPSIEAILEEPITNSDGRRVYARCAVTRRGGRYYARLSGSQGSNILTTMARANGLAICPEDVAQLNAGQTARVLMLDWDEYQALDEQD from the coding sequence ATGAAGATTCCGGCTATGCTCTCCGTGGAGGATGCGCTGGAGCGTATTCTCCGCTATACTCCCGTCCTGGAGGCTGAGGAGCGGGCGCTCCTCGAATGCCTGGGGCGGGTGCTGGCTGAAGACGTCCGCGCCGAGGTGGACATTCCGCCGTTGCCTGACTCGGCGATGGACGGCTACGCGGTGCGCGCCCAGGACATTCGAGACGCCAGCCTGACCGCGCCGCGGACGTTGCGCGTCATCGGAGAAGCACCCGCGGGCCGCGTGTTCCCCGGCGAGGTGCGGCCCGGCACGGCGGTCCGGATCATGACGGGCGCTCCCGTTCCGCGCGGCGCGGACACCGTGGTGCCTTTCGAGGAGACAGACGAGATGAACCGGCGCCGATCTCCCGGCGCGGGAGGGGACGTCGCCATCCGCAAAGCGTTCAGCGCGGGCGCTCATATCCGCAATGCCGGAGAGGACGTGCGGAAGGGGACAACCGTCATGGAGGCGGGCGCCGTCCTGCGGCCCGCGGCCATCGGCGTGCTCGCCTCGGTGGGCCGCGCCACCGCCAGAGTAGTCCGACGGCCTGTCGTCGCGGTCCTGGCCACGGGGGACGAGCTGATGGAGCCTGGTCTGCGCCTTGAGGCAGGCCAGATATATAACAGCAACAGCTACAGCGTCGCCTCCGCGGTGCTGCGCTACGGAGGCATCCCGAAAGTGCTGGGCATCGCGCGGGACAATCTGCCAGACCTGGAGGCCAAGATAGCAAAGGGCCTAGAGGCGGACATGCTCATCACCTCCGCCGGCGTCTCCCACGGCGACTACGACATCGTCAAGGACGTGCTGGCCCAGAAGGGAGAAGTCGCCTTCTGGACCGTCCGGATGCGGCCCGCCAAGCCGCTGGCCTTCGGCGCGCTCGTACAACGGCTGCCGGGGGGCCGCGAGAGGCGTGTCCCGCACCTTGGTCTGCCGGGCAACCCGGTGAGCGCCCTGGTCGCCTTCGAAATCTTCGCGCGCGCGGCCATCCTCAAGATGCAGGGGCGCAAGAAGCTGGACAAGCCGTCCATTGAGGCCATTCTGGAGGAGCCTATCACTAACAGCGATGGACGGCGCGTGTACGCCCGATGCGCTGTCACCCGGCGGGGTGGCCGCTACTACGCCCGCCTGTCCGGCTCCCAGGGATCAAATATACTGACCACCATGGCAAGGGCGAATGGACTGGCTATCTGTCCAGAGGACGTGGCCCAGCTCAACGCCGGACAGACGGCACGGGTGCTGATGCTGGACTGGGATGAGTACCAGGCTCTCGACGAGCAGGACTAG